One Xyrauchen texanus isolate HMW12.3.18 chromosome 2, RBS_HiC_50CHRs, whole genome shotgun sequence genomic window carries:
- the LOC127617845 gene encoding histone H2B-like, whose product MPEPAKSAPKKGSKKAVTKTAGKGGKKRRKSRKESYAIYVYKVLKQVHPDTGISSKAMGIMNSFVNDIFERIGGEASRLAHYNKRSTITSREIQTAVRLLLPGELAKHAVSEGTKAVTKYTSSK is encoded by the coding sequence ATGCCTGAACCAGCCAAATCCGCTCCGAAGAAGGGTTCCAAGAAGGCCGTCACAAAGACCGCCGGTAAGGGAGGAAAGAAGCGCAGAAAGTCCAGGAAGGAGAGTTATGCTATCTACGTGTATAAAGTCCTGAAACAGGTTCATCCTGACACCGGGATCTCTTCCAAGGCGATGGGAATCATGAACTCTTTCGTCAACGACATCTTCGAGCGCATCGGCGGTGAAGCGTCTCGTCTCGCTCACTACAACAAGCGCTCCACCATCACATCGAGAGAGATCCAGACCGCCGTGCGTCTGCTGCTGCCCGGTGAACTGGCCAAACACGCCGTGTCTGAGGGCACAAAGGCCGTCACCAAATACACCAGCTCCAAGTAG
- the LOC127617621 gene encoding histone H2A-like gives MSGRGKTGGKARAKAKTRSSRAGLQFPVGRVHRLLRKGNYAQRVGAGAPVYLAAVLEYLTAEILELAGNAARDNKKTRIIPRHLQLAVRNDEELNKLLGGVTIAQGGVLPNIQAVLLPKKTEKPAKK, from the coding sequence ATGAGTGGCAGAGGTAAAACCGGCGGGAAAGCGCGAGCAAAGGCTAAAACTCGTTCCTCCAGGGCAGGACTGCAGTTCCCCGTCGGTCGTGTTCACAGGCTGCTCCGCAAAGGAAACTACGCACAGCGCGTTGGTGCCGGTGCTCCTGTTTATCTGGCCGCTGTGCTCGAGTATCTCACCGCTGAAATCCTGGAGTTGGCTGGAAACGCCGCTCGGGACAACAAGAAGACTCGTATCATTCCCCGTCACCTGCAGCTGGCAGTGCGGAACGACGAGGAGTTGAACAAACTCTTGGGTGGAGTGACCATCGCTCAGGGTGGTGTGCTGCCCAACATCCAGGCTGTGCTGCTGCCCAAGAAGACCGAGAAACCCGCCAAGAAGTAA
- the LOC127619646 gene encoding uncharacterized protein LOC127619646, protein MYLGTDTSGEALQTKGKRIIYFFQRQTPNRDIQGLLRDIESDTTAMQQSRTGIAVVLLLMKHFFEKEDSIFILADTTATKPSIEKDMSLPATPRLIMLVCICIFVIMSGRGKGGKGLGKGGAKRHRKVLRDNIQGITKPAIRRLARRGGVKRISGLIYEETRGVLKVFLENVIRDAVTYTEHAKRKTVTAMDVVYALKRQGRTLYGFGG, encoded by the exons ATGTACCTAGGAACAGATACCAGTG GAGAGGCTCTTCAAACCAAGGGGAAGAGGATCATATATTTCTTTCAAAGACAGACTCCGAACAGAGACATTCAGGGTCTTCTACGGGACATCGAGAGCGACACAACAGCCATGCAGCAGAGCCGGACCGGTATAGCAGTTGTGCTTCTTTTGATGAAGCACTTCTTTGAAAAAGAGGACTCCATCTTCATTTTGGCAGAT acaACTGCAACAAAGCCATCCATCGAGAAAGACATGAGCCTGCCAGCCACACCCAGACTGATAATGCTTG tttgtatttgtattttcgtTATCATGTCTGGAAGAGGTAAAGGCGGTAAAGGACTCGGGAAAGGAGGCGCCAAGCGTCACCGCAAAGTGTTGCGTGATAACATCCAGGGAATCACCAAACCCGCAATCCGTCGTCTCGCTCGCCGTGGCGGTGTCAAGCGTATCTCCGGTCTGATCTACGAGGAGACTCGCGGTGTGTTGAAGGTGTTTCTGGAGAACGTTATCCGTGATGCCGTCACGTACACTGAACACGCCAAGAGAAAGACCGTCACTGCCATGGACGTTGTGTACGCGCTGAAACGACAGGGACGAACTCTGTACGGATTCGGAGGATAA
- the LOC127617682 gene encoding histone H2B-like, with the protein MPEPAKSAPKKGSKKAVTKTAGKGGKKRRKSRKESYAIYVYKVLKQVHPDTGISSKAMGIMNSFVNDIFERIGGEASRLAHYNKRSTITSREIQTAVRLLLPGELAKHAVSEGTKAVTKYTSSK; encoded by the coding sequence ATGCCTGAACCAGCCAAATCCGCCCCGAAGAAGGGATCCAAGAAGGCCGTCACAAAGACCGCCGGTAAGGGAGGAAAGAAGCGTAGAAAGTCCAGGAAGGAGAGTTACGCTATCTACGTGTATAAAGTCCTGAAACAGGTTCATCCTGACACCGGGATCTCTTCCAAGGCGATGGGAATCATGAACTCTTTCGTCAACGACATCTTCGAGCGCATCGGCGGTGAAGCGTCTCGTCTCGCTCACTACAACAAGCGCTCCACCATCACATCGAGAGAGATCCAGACCGCCGTGCGTCTGCTGCTGCCCGGTGAACTGGCCAAACACGCCGTGTCTGAGGGCACAAAGGCCGTCACCAAATACACCAGCTCCAAGTAG